TCACCAAAACCAGTAGAGATTCTCTCGAAAAAATCACCGGAAAAGCTCCGACTACCGCAGCCGACGGATCTAGATCTCGAAACCTTCCGCTCAAACGACGTGGTATTGCCATTAGGGCTTTCATCTTCCTCTAAAATCGTATCGTTCACCCCCAAATTCCCACCAACGCCACTAGTAGCAACTCTCTCCACTTTCCTCGGCGCGTGAGATTTCGAAGACGACGGCGCGtgataatacaaaaaagacCAAAACCCCCCTCGGTGCTTCCTAGGGCTAAAATCGACACCATCGTCACCATCAACAAGAAACTGCCCTCTCCTCGGCGCCGTGGTAGACTTACTCCTCTTAAAAACGACGTCATTACTCCGATTATAATCAGCCCCCCCAACCATAacaactttcttcttctttttagcTAACAAAAAAGGGATCCGGGCCCGCTTGGTAGTATTATCATGATGAAAATGACAATCAACAACTCCATTAACATTGAAATTAACAGTTTTCGAAATAGAACCAGCGTTCGACGGAACACTACCATTAACATTATTGCTACTATTGCTGTCAGATccaagagaaggagaagaaggagaagaagacgAACCGCGAATGGGAAGAGGGAGAGAAGAGGAAACGAGCTTGCCGAGCTTTGCTTGAAGACAGAAGGCACAGATACCGCCGGGATTGGTGCGGTAAGGATGGTCAGTGCATTGCATTCCGTCGGATATGTCGTCGTCGAGACCAACGCCAACCttggcggcggcggcggcggctgGGGGTGGAGGGAGAGAGGGTTTGAAGGAGTCAATCTTCATGATAGTGAGTGAAGAAAAGAAGTGGAATGAGACGTaagggaagaagaggaaatggaggaggaagaagaagaagaagaagacaggggaagaaggaagagaaatGGCATTGAAGTAAGGGAAGGAAATGTGGGGATGATACTGAGAAACGAATTGACGAGAGATTTCACAGTAGCACGTGGAATACTGACTCCACCAaatgctttctttcttcctttttttttttttttttcctttttccttttctcgaTGATAAATgttatcataataataatattaataatatcatATGGATGGgttaaaagtataatatatTCTTTCTTCCTATCTAAAGTTTGAATGTAATTAtgagtttatttttaagtagAGTTTGgttgaaaactaattttacaaaatgtttGAAGGAGTTTATAGACATTGTAAGAGTAACGTGACTTGTACGTGTCCGTAATGAAATGGACAATTAGAATTGATCATTACATCACCCATAatctaatttgatttcttttaaaagtagGGTTTACATTGATTCGCTCCTAAATAATTGAGagtttaattaacaaaattgtaaGCATTGCGTAAATAATGTCAATCACAATGATTGTGGCTCAATGTACTTTAGTTGTTCACGAGTTAACTATGTCTTGTGCATggttattaaacttttttagattttgaccCGAAAGCAACCCATCTAAGGTAaggaataataatttgtgACAAGTCGTATACCTTTAACTATAAGGCCATGTGTTTGAGTCTTCTTTACGTCTTGTTTAACTTactaaaaatggtaaaatatcaatttctaCCTCTAAAGTTTAGcgattatataaataaaaaccaaactcGTAACTTGATTGATTTTGGATCATAAATAAACCAATTTAGATAATCCTCcgaattttgttatatcaatGTCGTGCAAAACTCGTAATTTAAGACAATTATTCCCTAATTTTTTTCACGTCAATGAAtctataccttttttttcataatcattacatttaaaa
This DNA window, taken from Cucumis sativus cultivar 9930 chromosome 6, Cucumber_9930_V3, whole genome shotgun sequence, encodes the following:
- the LOC101221255 gene encoding uncharacterized protein LOC101221255; this encodes MKIDSFKPSLPPPPAAAAAAKVGVGLDDDISDGMQCTDHPYRTNPGGICAFCLQAKLGKLVSSSLPLPIRGSSSSPSSPSLGSDSNSSNNVNGSVPSNAGSISKTVNFNVNGVVDCHFHHDNTTKRARIPFLLAKKKKKVVMVGGADYNRSNDVVFKRSKSTTAPRRGQFLVDGDDGVDFSPRKHRGGFWSFLYYHAPSSSKSHAPRKVERVATSGVGGNLGVNDTILEEDESPNGNTTSFERKVSRSRSVGCGSRSFSGDFFERISTGFGDCTLRRVESQRESKSSKVSTNGNSSSHRNGAGVDHHCIKERVKCGGLFSGFMMTSSSSSSSSSSYLVSSSSADELTRKPTPVVGPVISGGRSRTWTWAFASPMRAFKPSNSKDRKRSIIRQATESNPSPDLNAIPSLLTVRS